The following proteins are encoded in a genomic region of Enterocloster clostridioformis:
- a CDS encoding ABC transporter permease, protein MARKQSADLERKKFFSDPILVSMIVVLLVFLALFILYPLLMLLVDSFYSEGKITLEVFGRVLSLERFQKAFKNTLVLGMITGIASTAIGLLFAYVEVYVKLKTKVLEKLFAMVSMLPVVSPPFVLSLSMIMLFGRSGIITRSLLGIYDSNVYGLKGIAIVQTLTFFPVCYLMLKGLLKNIDPSLEEATRDMGATRWKVFTSVTFPLLLPGLGNAFLVTFIESVADFANPMLIGGSYDTLATTIYLQVTGAYDSTGAAAMSVVLLSLTVVLFLIQKYYLEKKTAATLTGKASRMRMLIEDKSVTVPLTIFCGAVSVFVMLMYIMVPFGALFTLWGRDYSLSLKWFQYMFKTSGLKAFKDSFVLSLIAAPLTAFLSMVISYLVVKKRFKAKGFIEFVSMLAMAVPGTVLGIGYIRGYANGLFRTGVMSGLYGTGLILIIVFIVRSLPTGTRSGISALRQIDKSIEESAYDMGANSAKVFMTVTLPLIKDSFFSGLVTAFVRSITAISAIILLVTPDFLLITCQINEQAEKGNYGVACAYATVLIIITYGAVLIMNTLMKFFGVSRKIKQE, encoded by the coding sequence GTGGCCAGAAAACAGAGCGCTGATCTGGAGCGCAAGAAATTTTTTTCAGACCCCATACTGGTAAGCATGATTGTGGTACTGCTGGTATTCCTGGCATTGTTCATCCTGTACCCCCTTCTGATGCTGCTGGTAGACAGCTTTTATTCGGAAGGTAAGATTACCCTGGAGGTATTCGGGAGGGTGCTGAGCCTGGAGCGGTTCCAGAAGGCTTTTAAAAACACCCTGGTGTTAGGCATGATTACGGGAATCGCATCCACTGCCATCGGTCTGCTGTTCGCCTATGTGGAGGTGTATGTAAAGCTTAAGACAAAGGTGCTTGAGAAGCTGTTTGCCATGGTTTCCATGCTTCCCGTGGTTTCCCCTCCTTTTGTGCTGTCACTGTCCATGATTATGCTGTTTGGACGAAGCGGCATCATCACCCGATCCCTGTTGGGAATCTATGATTCCAATGTATACGGGCTTAAGGGAATCGCCATTGTGCAGACGCTGACCTTTTTCCCCGTATGCTATCTGATGCTTAAGGGACTCTTAAAGAATATCGATCCCTCCCTGGAAGAGGCGACCAGGGACATGGGAGCTACCCGGTGGAAGGTGTTTACCAGCGTTACATTTCCCCTTCTTCTTCCCGGACTGGGCAATGCATTCCTGGTAACCTTTATCGAGTCTGTGGCGGATTTTGCCAACCCCATGCTGATTGGAGGTTCCTACGACACACTGGCCACCACCATCTATCTGCAGGTGACAGGAGCCTATGACTCCACCGGAGCCGCGGCCATGTCCGTAGTGCTTTTGTCCCTGACCGTGGTCCTGTTCCTGATCCAGAAGTATTATCTGGAGAAGAAAACCGCAGCCACCCTTACGGGAAAGGCTTCCCGCATGAGGATGCTCATAGAGGATAAGAGCGTAACGGTTCCCCTGACCATTTTCTGCGGCGCCGTGTCAGTCTTTGTCATGCTGATGTACATTATGGTGCCCTTTGGCGCGCTGTTCACCCTTTGGGGCAGGGATTACAGCCTGAGCCTTAAATGGTTCCAGTACATGTTTAAGACCAGCGGACTTAAGGCTTTTAAGGACTCCTTTGTCCTGTCCCTGATTGCAGCTCCCCTGACAGCCTTCCTGTCCATGGTCATCTCTTACCTGGTGGTAAAGAAACGGTTTAAGGCCAAGGGATTTATCGAATTCGTATCCATGCTGGCTATGGCGGTGCCCGGCACCGTGCTGGGTATCGGATATATCAGGGGTTATGCCAATGGCCTGTTCAGGACCGGCGTCATGAGCGGCCTCTACGGAACCGGCCTTATCCTGATTATCGTATTCATCGTGCGAAGCCTTCCCACCGGCACCAGGAGCGGTATCTCAGCCCTGCGCCAGATTGACAAGTCCATCGAGGAATCCGCCTACGATATGGGCGCTAACTCCGCCAAGGTGTTTATGACCGTAACGCTTCCTCTGATTAAGGATTCCTTTTTCAGCGGCCTGGTGACGGCCTTTGTGCGGAGCATCACGGCAATTTCGGCCATCATTCTTCTGGTGACGCCTGACTTCTTACTCATCACCTGCCAGATCAATGAGCAGGCTGAGAAGGGCAATTACGGCGTGGCATGCGCCTATGCAACCGTACTGATTATCATAACCTACGGCGCGGTACTTATCATGAATACCCTGATGAAGTTCTTCGGAGTCAGCAGGAAGATAAAGCAGGAGTAA
- a CDS encoding ABC transporter substrate-binding protein: MKKKLALLLACSMALSLTACGGGNKAAETTAAPETTTAAATEAAKEESRDDAAETTAAEAAGGDMDALIKAAKAEGELTVYGSCEEEYLSAACQNFEKLYGIKTKYQRLSTSEVYTKISEEAGKPSADVWFGGTTDPYNEAVADGLLMEYDAINAKNLIGDQYKDPTNCWYGIYKGILGFMVNTEELDRLGLEAPKTWDDLTKEEYKGLIMLSNPNTAGTAKLLINTMVQMKGHDEAMEYFKVLDKNISQYTKSGSGPSKMVGPGECVIGIGFLHDGIYQILQGYDNIQLIVPEDGTSFEVGATAIFNGCAHPNAAKLWIEYALSPDCVDHAKENGSYQFLVLSNATQPEEATKFGLDMNNTIDYDFEDAKENSAKYVEDFFAALGSSSDSADSSRFLTE, encoded by the coding sequence ATGAAGAAAAAACTGGCACTTTTGTTGGCATGCTCCATGGCTTTAAGCCTTACTGCCTGCGGAGGCGGTAACAAGGCGGCAGAAACCACGGCCGCGCCTGAGACCACCACGGCAGCTGCTACGGAGGCTGCAAAGGAGGAGAGCAGGGATGACGCGGCAGAAACCACGGCGGCTGAGGCTGCGGGCGGGGATATGGATGCCCTCATCAAGGCGGCCAAGGCCGAAGGCGAACTGACTGTATACGGTTCCTGCGAGGAGGAATATCTGTCTGCCGCCTGCCAGAATTTTGAGAAGCTGTACGGAATCAAGACAAAATACCAGAGACTTTCCACATCAGAGGTTTATACCAAGATATCCGAGGAAGCCGGCAAACCATCTGCCGACGTATGGTTCGGCGGAACCACAGACCCCTATAACGAGGCAGTAGCTGACGGCCTTCTGATGGAGTATGACGCCATCAATGCCAAGAACCTGATTGGCGACCAGTACAAGGATCCGACCAACTGCTGGTACGGCATCTACAAGGGCATCCTGGGCTTCATGGTCAATACGGAAGAACTGGACCGCCTGGGCCTGGAGGCGCCCAAGACATGGGATGACCTGACCAAGGAAGAGTACAAGGGACTCATCATGCTGTCCAACCCCAACACGGCCGGTACGGCAAAACTGCTCATCAACACCATGGTTCAGATGAAGGGACATGACGAGGCCATGGAGTATTTCAAGGTCCTGGACAAGAACATTTCCCAGTACACCAAGTCCGGTTCCGGCCCATCCAAGATGGTAGGCCCGGGCGAGTGCGTAATCGGTATCGGATTCCTTCATGACGGCATTTACCAGATTCTTCAGGGCTATGACAATATCCAGCTGATCGTTCCTGAGGACGGAACCTCCTTTGAGGTAGGCGCTACCGCCATCTTCAACGGATGCGCACATCCAAACGCAGCCAAGCTGTGGATTGAATATGCTTTGTCTCCTGACTGTGTGGACCACGCCAAGGAGAACGGCTCCTATCAGTTCCTGGTATTAAGCAATGCCACCCAGCCTGAGGAAGCTACGAAATTTGGTCTGGATATGAACAATACCATTGACTATGATTTTGAGGATGCAAAGGAAAACAGTGCCAAGTATGTAGAGGACTTCTTCGCAGCTCTTGGAAGCTCCTCCGACAGCGCGGACTCCAGCCGTTTCTTGACAGAATAG
- a CDS encoding sensor histidine kinase, with translation MREIGRLRLKFIIYNMLVVTAVIGITFCAVTSVVKHRVNDQGSLALSRVVSGEEQSLIFAAMSPARIPFVTVLVGEDGAVTLGEGYDAYWEPEYLEQMAVLGMTGEEDMGILDAYHLRYLRISQPAGHMIAFADTTYEDSLRNGVMKYGAMACVAIWLGFFALSYFFSRWAVKPVEESVRMQKQFVADASHELKTPLTVITANAELLQERYAGISAEADKWMEHVNQECREMRSLVESLLLLARNDSCVPGKGEFTRFSLSDLVMEKILIFEPVFYQEEKVLEYKIEDDVLMMGNPSRMGQLIKALMDNAVKYSVPRGRAEVRLEPAGRNRARLWVCSQGEPIPEDKRTLIFRRFYRDDSARSSTNGYGLGLAIAAETARSHRARIGVEYRDGMNCFYVTVKRKRA, from the coding sequence ATGAGGGAAATAGGCAGGCTTCGGCTTAAGTTTATTATTTATAATATGCTGGTGGTGACAGCGGTCATAGGGATAACCTTCTGTGCGGTGACCTCTGTGGTGAAGCACAGGGTAAATGACCAGGGAAGCCTGGCCCTGTCCAGGGTGGTGTCCGGGGAGGAGCAGTCCCTGATATTTGCCGCCATGTCTCCGGCCAGGATTCCGTTCGTCACTGTTCTGGTGGGGGAGGACGGCGCGGTGACGCTGGGGGAAGGATACGATGCTTACTGGGAACCGGAATACCTGGAGCAGATGGCTGTGCTGGGCATGACCGGGGAGGAGGACATGGGGATACTGGACGCGTATCATCTGAGATATTTAAGGATCAGCCAGCCCGCAGGTCATATGATTGCATTTGCAGATACCACCTATGAGGATTCATTGAGAAACGGAGTCATGAAATACGGCGCCATGGCCTGTGTGGCTATCTGGCTGGGATTCTTCGCGCTGTCCTATTTCTTTTCCCGGTGGGCCGTGAAGCCGGTGGAGGAGTCTGTCCGCATGCAGAAGCAGTTCGTGGCGGACGCTTCCCACGAGCTAAAGACACCGCTGACCGTGATTACGGCCAATGCGGAGCTTTTGCAGGAGCGGTATGCCGGCATATCGGCGGAAGCGGATAAGTGGATGGAGCATGTGAACCAGGAGTGCAGGGAAATGCGATCCCTGGTGGAAAGTCTCCTGCTTCTGGCCAGGAACGATTCCTGTGTACCGGGGAAGGGGGAATTTACCCGGTTCAGCCTGAGCGATTTGGTTATGGAGAAGATACTGATCTTTGAACCTGTGTTTTATCAGGAGGAGAAGGTGCTGGAATATAAGATAGAGGATGATGTGCTGATGATGGGTAACCCATCCCGGATGGGACAGTTAATCAAGGCTCTTATGGACAACGCGGTGAAATATTCCGTGCCAAGGGGGCGGGCGGAGGTAAGGCTGGAGCCGGCCGGCCGGAACAGGGCCAGGCTGTGGGTGTGCAGCCAGGGAGAACCTATACCTGAAGATAAGCGCACGTTAATTTTCCGAAGGTTTTACAGGGACGACAGCGCCAGGAGCAGCACAAACGGTTATGGCCTGGGACTGGCCATAGCGGCAGAGACAGCCAGGAGCCACAGGGCCAGGATTGGAGTGGAGTACAGGGATGGGATGAACTGCTTTTATGTGACGGTGAAAAGGAAGAGAGCGTAA
- a CDS encoding response regulator transcription factor has product MRVLIVEDNRRLAESIRDILKHWYDCDICGDGTTGCWLLKDGGYDAAVLDLMLPGMDGITLLREARKMGCQVPVLILTAKSELEDRVTGLESGADYYLTKPFDMQELLAVMKTILRRRGEMIPESLNLGNISLSQADYTLRGPGKSIQLGKKEYDIMRILMVNRDMVVSKETLLSRVWGNDAEAVENNVEIYISFLRKKLDFLKADVMIVTIRKLGYRIVEKNSREVL; this is encoded by the coding sequence ATGCGGGTCTTGATTGTGGAGGATAACAGGCGGCTGGCAGAGTCCATCCGTGATATATTGAAGCACTGGTATGACTGCGATATCTGCGGGGATGGAACTACCGGCTGCTGGCTCCTAAAGGACGGCGGCTACGACGCCGCTGTCCTGGACCTGATGCTGCCGGGAATGGACGGAATTACCCTGTTAAGGGAAGCCAGAAAAATGGGATGCCAGGTTCCCGTTCTGATACTGACAGCGAAAAGCGAGCTGGAGGACAGGGTGACGGGGCTGGAAAGCGGCGCTGATTATTATTTGACAAAGCCCTTTGACATGCAGGAGCTTCTGGCTGTGATGAAGACCATCTTAAGGCGCAGGGGGGAGATGATACCCGAAAGCCTGAACCTGGGAAACATATCCTTAAGCCAGGCGGACTATACCTTAAGAGGGCCTGGAAAAAGCATACAGCTGGGAAAAAAGGAGTACGACATCATGCGTATTCTGATGGTGAACCGGGATATGGTGGTTTCCAAGGAAACCCTTCTGTCCAGGGTATGGGGAAATGACGCGGAGGCAGTGGAGAACAATGTGGAGATTTACATATCGTTTCTGAGAAAGAAGCTGGATTTCCTCAAGGCGGATGTGATGATTGTCACCATACGCAAGCTGGGATACAGGATAGTGGAAAAGAACAGCAGGGAGGTGCTGTAA
- a CDS encoding ABC transporter permease, producing MVVSIKRKIKDSFLSEGNSGKNMSDGGARVRPCKGMGGMTALYRKEMSDHIRSKRFLIVLGLILLTSCASIYGALTSLSDAIASDASYIFLKLFTLSGSSIPSFTSFIALLGPFVGLSLGFDAINSERSEGTLNRLVAQPVYRDAVINGKFLAGATIIFIMVFSMGLIAGAVGLLATGVPPAAEEAGRVLVLLFFTSVYICFWLALSILCSVLCRHAATSAMIVIALWIFFALFMTLVVSIVANALFPMGQTASAGQILDNYSCQMSLNRLSPYYLYSEAVSTIMNPMVRSTNIILPQQLSGAITGYLSLGQSCLLVWPHLTGLLALTAVVFAASYISFMRREIRSR from the coding sequence ATGGTGGTCTCAATCAAAAGAAAAATAAAGGATTCCTTTCTTTCGGAAGGGAACAGCGGTAAGAATATGTCAGATGGAGGTGCGCGGGTGAGACCATGTAAGGGTATGGGCGGCATGACGGCCCTGTACCGCAAGGAGATGTCGGACCACATACGCAGCAAGCGGTTCCTGATTGTGCTGGGACTGATTCTGCTGACCAGCTGCGCCAGCATATACGGGGCTCTGACCAGCCTTTCGGACGCCATTGCGTCTGATGCCAGCTACATTTTCCTGAAGCTGTTCACCCTGAGCGGAAGCTCCATCCCGTCTTTTACCTCCTTCATTGCTCTGCTGGGGCCTTTTGTGGGGCTGAGCCTGGGGTTTGACGCCATCAACAGCGAGCGTTCTGAGGGCACGTTAAACCGCCTGGTGGCGCAGCCCGTTTACCGGGATGCGGTTATAAACGGGAAATTCCTGGCCGGCGCCACAATCATCTTTATCATGGTCTTTTCCATGGGACTTATCGCAGGCGCCGTGGGGCTTTTGGCCACCGGGGTGCCGCCTGCTGCCGAGGAAGCGGGGCGGGTGCTGGTGCTGCTGTTTTTCACCTCTGTCTACATCTGCTTCTGGCTGGCTCTGTCCATCCTATGTTCCGTGCTGTGCCGCCATGCAGCTACCTCAGCCATGATCGTGATTGCGTTGTGGATCTTCTTTGCGCTGTTTATGACGCTGGTGGTGAGCATTGTGGCCAATGCCCTGTTTCCCATGGGGCAGACCGCGTCGGCAGGGCAGATTCTGGACAATTACAGCTGCCAGATGAGCCTGAACCGTTTGTCGCCCTATTACCTGTACAGTGAGGCGGTTTCCACCATCATGAATCCCATGGTGCGCTCCACCAACATCATCCTGCCCCAGCAGCTGTCGGGCGCCATCACCGGATATCTGTCACTGGGACAGAGCTGCCTGTTAGTGTGGCCCCATCTGACGGGCCTGCTGGCGCTGACGGCTGTGGTGTTCGCCGCTTCCTACATCAGCTTCATGAGAAGGGAGATACGCAGCAGGTAA
- a CDS encoding ABC transporter ATP-binding protein — MDNEEEMMIWTEHLSKSYGEKEAVCDLTLEIRRGEIFGLLGPNGAGKTTTTLMLLGLTEPTGGSAYIDGKDCARQAIEVKRMVGYLPDNVGFYSDMTGRENLRFTGQLNGLPGDVTDRRIEELLEKVGMTEAADQKAGTYSRGMRQRLGIADVLMKDPKVVIMDEPTLGIDPEGMRELMTLIRGLAEDDKRTILISSHQLYQIQQICDRVGLFVEGRLIACGRIDELAGQIRREGHYALEAAAFPDDSGFEELLRSLGNVEQVERSGDFYVVHSRADLCRELNRRALEKGYTLRHLRQRGNDLDEIYRRYFEKGEQKNGGLNQKKNKGFLSFGREQR, encoded by the coding sequence ATGGATAATGAGGAAGAAATGATGATATGGACTGAACACCTGTCCAAATCCTACGGGGAGAAGGAAGCGGTCTGTGATTTGACACTGGAAATCCGGCGGGGAGAGATATTCGGGCTGCTGGGACCAAACGGAGCCGGAAAGACCACCACCACCCTTATGCTGCTGGGGCTGACGGAGCCCACCGGCGGCAGTGCGTACATAGACGGAAAGGACTGCGCCAGGCAGGCCATCGAGGTCAAACGGATGGTGGGGTATCTGCCGGATAATGTGGGGTTTTATTCCGACATGACGGGTCGGGAGAATCTTCGGTTTACAGGCCAGCTAAACGGCCTGCCCGGCGATGTGACAGACAGGCGGATAGAGGAACTGCTGGAAAAGGTGGGGATGACGGAGGCAGCCGACCAGAAGGCGGGAACCTATTCGCGGGGCATGCGGCAGCGGCTGGGAATCGCTGATGTTCTGATGAAGGACCCGAAGGTGGTCATCATGGATGAACCTACTCTGGGAATCGACCCGGAAGGAATGAGAGAGCTTATGACCCTGATACGCGGCCTGGCGGAGGATGATAAAAGGACCATTCTCATATCATCCCACCAGCTTTATCAGATTCAGCAGATTTGCGACCGGGTGGGGCTTTTCGTGGAGGGCAGGCTCATTGCCTGCGGAAGAATTGACGAGCTGGCAGGGCAGATACGCCGTGAAGGGCATTATGCCCTGGAGGCAGCTGCCTTTCCCGATGACAGCGGATTCGAGGAGCTGTTAAGAAGCCTTGGCAATGTGGAGCAGGTGGAGCGGTCCGGCGATTTCTACGTGGTCCATTCCAGAGCAGACCTGTGCAGGGAATTAAACCGCAGGGCACTGGAGAAGGGCTACACCCTGCGCCACTTAAGACAGAGGGGGAATGACCTGGATGAAATTTACCGCAGATATTTTGAGAAAGGAGAGCAGAAAAATGGTGGTCTCAATCAAAAGAAAAATAAAGGATTCCTTTCTTTCGGAAGGGAACAGCGGTAA
- a CDS encoding NEW3 domain-containing protein, which produces MEEAMVIRKGGTGKRFGLLAVLMAAVFLVFMGAHTVYGAGGLDLNTDYPGISVKPGDNLNIPITLENHTGASLDADLEVSAMPEGWEGYLQGGSYQVSRIHVKNGDDGSQVTLHVTVPKELTEGTYTVEVKASAGEGLTASLPISFMVNEMNAGKGSFTSEYPQQEGTTGTNFSFSTTLINNGLKTQSYSLSSNAPSGWGVSFTPTGETAKVAALEVESGASKGMTVSVTPPEGVAAGEYDISCSAVSAEETLDTSLKVVITGSYGLKVSTPDGRLSFDAYAGRTSDVTLNITNTGNVDLENVTLNSSLPTGWTVTYNTENNVITSIPAGSTTEVIAHVKPSSEAITGDYVNTFTAACEQTQSNADFRVSVKTKTVWGVVAVIIILGTAGGLGYVFRKYGRR; this is translated from the coding sequence ATGGAGGAAGCAATGGTAATCAGAAAGGGCGGGACAGGTAAGCGGTTTGGACTTCTGGCGGTCCTCATGGCGGCTGTGTTCCTGGTATTTATGGGTGCTCATACGGTTTACGGGGCCGGCGGCCTGGACCTGAATACGGACTATCCGGGCATATCCGTGAAGCCGGGAGACAACCTGAATATTCCCATCACGCTGGAGAACCACACAGGGGCCAGTCTGGATGCGGATCTGGAGGTCTCTGCCATGCCTGAGGGATGGGAGGGTTATCTCCAGGGCGGCAGCTATCAGGTAAGCCGCATCCATGTAAAGAACGGAGACGACGGCTCCCAGGTGACCCTTCATGTAACGGTTCCAAAGGAGCTGACAGAGGGAACCTATACAGTGGAGGTGAAGGCGTCAGCGGGAGAGGGCCTTACAGCCAGTCTGCCTATCTCGTTTATGGTAAATGAGATGAATGCGGGAAAGGGAAGCTTTACTTCGGAGTACCCCCAGCAGGAGGGAACCACGGGCACTAATTTTTCTTTCAGCACCACTCTGATTAACAACGGGCTTAAGACACAGTCCTACAGCTTGTCATCCAATGCGCCGTCCGGCTGGGGAGTAAGCTTTACCCCCACCGGTGAGACTGCCAAGGTGGCTGCCCTGGAGGTGGAGTCCGGCGCCAGCAAGGGCATGACTGTGTCGGTGACGCCGCCGGAAGGGGTTGCGGCAGGGGAATATGACATATCCTGCAGCGCTGTGTCGGCAGAGGAGACATTGGACACCAGCCTGAAGGTGGTCATTACAGGCAGCTACGGCCTTAAGGTTTCCACCCCGGATGGCCGCCTGAGCTTTGACGCCTATGCGGGCCGGACCTCGGATGTGACGCTTAACATCACCAATACCGGCAACGTGGATCTGGAAAATGTGACCCTTAACTCATCCCTGCCCACTGGCTGGACCGTGACCTACAATACGGAGAACAACGTCATCACGTCCATTCCGGCCGGAAGCACCACGGAAGTCATTGCCCATGTAAAGCCCTCCTCGGAAGCAATCACGGGGGACTATGTGAACACATTTACGGCAGCCTGCGAGCAGACCCAGTCAAACGCCGACTTCAGGGTATCGGTTAAGACAAAGACGGTCTGGGGCGTGGTGGCAGTCATCATCATACTGGGTACGGCCGGAGGCCTGGGCTATGTGTTCCGCAAATATGGCAGAAGGTAG
- a CDS encoding EAL domain-containing protein, with translation MVGRFIVDQVFQKARKWQTDFPELMAGFNVSYLQFKDSGFVDYLIQKANEYELNPGYLCIELTKSSRADDFDTLAGCFEKLRSFGFRISLDDFGIAYSILLLIRNLPVGSVKLDHSFTLLQGYFFDRPMPAIRRLIFRAYPSTALLKYQ, from the coding sequence GTGGTAGGGCGTTTCATCGTAGACCAGGTATTCCAAAAAGCCAGAAAGTGGCAGACCGATTTTCCGGAACTGATGGCTGGTTTCAATGTATCCTATCTTCAGTTTAAGGATTCGGGGTTTGTGGATTACCTGATTCAGAAAGCCAATGAATATGAGCTGAATCCCGGATATCTCTGCATTGAACTGACAAAGAGTTCAAGGGCAGACGATTTCGACACCCTGGCCGGGTGTTTTGAGAAACTGCGGTCATTTGGTTTTCGCATTTCCCTGGATGATTTCGGGATTGCCTACTCCATACTGCTGTTGATCCGAAACCTACCCGTGGGTTCCGTAAAGCTTGACCACTCCTTTACCCTGCTTCAGGGTTATTTCTTTGACCGGCCCATGCCGGCCATCCGCCGCTTGATCTTCAGAGCTTATCCTAGTACAGCATTGCTTAAATATCAGTGA
- a CDS encoding transposase, giving the protein MCQPFFKNEVDLHPHKIRYWLHSSEKTEAPESFARKVNEICGLYQSAQEQSREGAHIVSTDEMTGVQALEHKYPDKLPLPGQCAKMEFEYIRHGTTSLIGFFDVATGRMEMPYLNSTRTEEDFVEAVKALVGTDPQAPWTFICDGLNTHKSEALVRFVAEACALGVELGKKGKTGILKSMESRADFLHDPSHRIRFVYTPKHSSWMNQIEIWFGIINRKLLKRKSYLSIEELEASILRFIEQYNLTAHPFKWTYAGIPLVI; this is encoded by the coding sequence ATCTGTCAGCCGTTTTTTAAAAATGAGGTAGATTTACATCCCCACAAAATCCGTTACTGGCTTCATTCTTCGGAAAAGACGGAAGCCCCGGAATCTTTTGCGCGGAAAGTAAACGAAATCTGCGGCCTGTACCAGAGTGCCCAGGAACAAAGCCGGGAAGGTGCACACATTGTTTCCACGGATGAAATGACCGGGGTACAAGCGCTGGAACATAAATATCCTGACAAGCTCCCATTACCCGGCCAGTGCGCCAAAATGGAGTTTGAGTATATCCGCCATGGCACGACCAGCCTCATCGGGTTCTTTGATGTTGCAACGGGCCGTATGGAAATGCCGTATTTAAACTCCACACGCACAGAAGAGGATTTTGTGGAAGCCGTGAAAGCATTGGTAGGGACAGACCCGCAAGCCCCATGGACATTTATATGCGATGGCCTAAACACCCATAAATCGGAAGCCCTTGTCCGCTTTGTGGCAGAAGCCTGTGCCCTTGGCGTGGAACTGGGCAAAAAAGGGAAAACAGGGATCCTTAAAAGTATGGAAAGCCGAGCGGATTTCCTGCATGACCCTTCCCACCGGATCCGCTTTGTCTATACTCCGAAACACAGTTCCTGGATGAACCAGATTGAGATATGGTTTGGCATCATTAACCGGAAGCTGCTGAAGCGGAAAAGCTACCTATCAATAGAAGAACTGGAAGCAAGCATCCTGCGCTTTATTGAACAATACAATCTTACAGCACACCCATTTAAGTGGACATATGCCGGGATACCATTAGTAATTTAA
- a CDS encoding helix-turn-helix domain-containing protein, whose translation MRRKTIDTIPVLSDAMKNILSAFSKSRSLPSGLVKRASIVLLASQGELNQNIAPQVGLHYNNVATWRSRFLAALPALRRIEMDDPKKLEDEIRAVLSDKKRPGAPSVFTPDQIMRIIDLACSSPNDFGYEVSQWSLPLLVAEIKKQGIAEQISEKSVSRFLKMR comes from the coding sequence ATGCGAAGGAAAACAATTGATACTATCCCGGTTTTATCTGATGCCATGAAAAACATATTATCTGCTTTTTCAAAAAGCCGCTCCCTTCCGTCAGGACTGGTCAAAAGAGCCAGCATTGTCCTGCTTGCGTCACAGGGGGAACTCAACCAGAATATTGCACCACAGGTCGGGCTTCATTATAATAATGTTGCCACCTGGCGCAGTCGGTTCCTCGCGGCGCTCCCAGCCTTGCGGAGGATTGAAATGGACGACCCGAAAAAGCTTGAAGATGAGATACGGGCAGTCCTGTCCGATAAAAAACGCCCCGGTGCCCCGTCTGTTTTTACGCCGGACCAGATCATGCGGATCATCGACCTTGCCTGCAGCAGCCCAAATGATTTTGGGTACGAAGTAAGCCAGTGGAGTCTCCCGCTGTTAGTGGCAGAAATTAAAAAGCAGGGGATCGCTGAACAGATTTCTGAGAAATCTGTCAGCCGTTTTTTAAAAATGAGGTAG